The Desulfovibrio legallii genome window below encodes:
- a CDS encoding DegT/DnrJ/EryC1/StrS family aminotransferase — protein MRLSRSIVGEAEARAVARVLLEDGYLGMGAEVRRFEEELAAYLGVKPAQVVTTNSGTAALHLAVDAVAAGCAVKDGRPEVLVPSLTFVASFQAISAAGCRPVACDALPETGTLDLEDAARRLTPRTIAVMPVHYASNPWQLEEVYAFARRHGLRVIEDAAHAFGCLRHGRKIGSFGDVVCFSFDGIKNITCGEGGCLVSFDPEVVRLASDARLLSVENDAQKRFSGTRSWDPDVKRQGWRYHMSNIMAAVGRVQLGRLDKEFAPARRDLAALYAQRLSPLKGLHLFATDPQDYIVPHILPVCVREGRKDQVVRVLADRGIPTGVHYKPNHLLSFFGGGKPSLPVTEALYSQILTVPLHPGLSRADVEHVCDALAAALD, from the coding sequence GGGCGCGGAAGTGCGCCGCTTTGAAGAAGAACTGGCCGCTTACCTGGGCGTGAAGCCCGCACAGGTGGTCACCACCAACTCCGGCACGGCCGCCCTGCACCTGGCTGTGGACGCCGTGGCCGCCGGCTGCGCCGTCAAAGACGGCCGCCCGGAAGTGCTGGTGCCCAGCCTGACCTTTGTGGCCTCCTTTCAGGCCATCAGCGCTGCGGGCTGCCGTCCCGTGGCCTGCGACGCGCTGCCCGAAACGGGCACCCTGGACCTGGAAGACGCCGCCCGCCGCCTGACCCCCCGCACCATCGCCGTCATGCCCGTGCACTACGCCAGCAACCCCTGGCAGTTGGAAGAGGTTTACGCCTTTGCCCGCCGCCACGGCCTGCGCGTGATAGAGGACGCGGCCCACGCCTTCGGCTGTCTGCGCCACGGCCGCAAAATCGGCAGCTTCGGCGATGTGGTCTGCTTCAGCTTCGACGGCATCAAGAACATCACCTGCGGCGAAGGCGGCTGCCTGGTTTCCTTTGACCCCGAAGTGGTCCGCCTGGCCTCGGACGCCCGCCTGCTCTCCGTGGAAAACGATGCCCAAAAGCGCTTTTCCGGCACGCGCTCCTGGGATCCGGACGTAAAGCGCCAGGGATGGCGCTACCATATGAGCAACATCATGGCCGCTGTGGGCCGCGTGCAGTTGGGCCGCCTGGATAAGGAATTTGCCCCGGCCCGGCGCGACCTGGCCGCCCTCTATGCCCAGCGCCTTAGCCCCCTCAAGGGCCTGCACCTGTTTGCCACAGACCCGCAGGATTATATTGTGCCCCATATTTTGCCCGTCTGCGTGCGGGAAGGCCGCAAAGATCAGGTGGTCCGCGTCCTGGCCGACCGGGGCATCCCCACGGGCGTGCACTACAAGCCCAACCACCTGCTGAGCTTCTTTGGCGGCGGCAAACCCAGTCTGCCCGTGACCGAAGCCCTCTACAGTCAAATCCTGACCGTACCCCTGCACCCCGGCCTGAGCCGCGCAGACGTGGAGCACGTCTGCGACGCCCTGGCCGCCGCCCTGGACTGA